From Caldicellulosiruptor hydrothermalis 108, a single genomic window includes:
- a CDS encoding SHOCT-like domain-containing protein, translated as MKEEILRILKMVEEGKLDAEKAYDMIEIIQKKDFSKTEQKNKERILKILVSSPNNDEIKINLPIDFIKNMIKAAGPMFIQKMVSQSIQKGIRISSQEGENNKSNSQNFIEGVDINMILSAIESGLVGEIVNIQSSNGDKVYIGIE; from the coding sequence ATGAAAGAAGAGATATTAAGAATATTAAAAATGGTAGAAGAAGGTAAACTTGATGCTGAAAAGGCATATGATATGATTGAAATTATTCAGAAGAAAGACTTTAGCAAAACGGAGCAGAAGAATAAAGAAAGGATACTTAAAATATTGGTAAGCTCACCAAATAATGATGAGATAAAAATAAACCTCCCAATTGATTTTATAAAGAACATGATAAAGGCGGCTGGTCCAATGTTTATTCAAAAGATGGTTTCTCAGTCAATCCAAAAAGGAATTAGGATTTCTTCTCAAGAAGGTGAAAACAATAAATCAAATTCTCAGAACTTTATTGAAGGTGTTGATATTAATATGATTTTAAGTGCTATTGAAAGTGGTCTTGTGGGTGAGATTGTAAACATTCAATCTTCAAACGGTGATAAGGTGTATATTGGGATTGAATAA
- a CDS encoding VanZ family protein has product MKSKIYIRWALVFVWMAVIFYFSAQEGAVSHQKSFSIAIFAEKLIEFITGKDLINSNNRKNFEFLIRKIAHVTEYFILSMLFYKAFYEYNKNPKKSFILTATFSILYAISDEIHQVFVSDRGPSPVDVMIDSVGIFGYFVVKKSKNKLK; this is encoded by the coding sequence ATGAAAAGCAAAATTTATATAAGATGGGCGCTTGTCTTTGTATGGATGGCTGTAATTTTTTATTTCTCAGCTCAAGAAGGGGCTGTTTCGCACCAAAAAAGCTTTTCAATAGCAATATTTGCTGAGAAATTGATAGAATTTATTACAGGTAAGGATTTGATTAATTCTAACAACAGAAAGAATTTTGAGTTTTTAATAAGAAAGATTGCGCATGTAACAGAATACTTTATTTTGAGTATGCTGTTTTACAAAGCATTTTATGAATACAACAAAAATCCAAAAAAATCTTTTATATTAACAGCTACTTTTTCAATTCTTTATGCAATTTCGGACGAAATTCATCAGGTATTTGTATCTGATAGAGGACCAAGTCCTGTTGATGTAATGATTGATTCAGTAGGGATATTTGGGTATTTTGTAGTGAAAAAAAGCAAAAATAAACTAAAATAA
- a CDS encoding ABC transporter ATP-binding protein translates to MKKKRFFQFSEVFKIIKKNFYLIITVALLSIGASLINISLIQIEKSLVDAGVKKDFNLFISTLKIALIVISIKIPLEYIKAYLHGKFSEKSLKDLREEVSKKLIVSEINLIEKNTTGDFISRLSSDLSIINGFLTQSLNDILYHPIVFTIGIVYGILVSWQMTLFCFAIIPLVILAAVYISKPVEKFTKKQQDLVGETNTTVQDVVTGALLIKAFSLEAHIYKTFKLGLEKVFRQGLKIAKISAILNTVKGLIQIAPSILLFLFGGYMVIKNKLTFGGLIAFAELMNIFLAPMHILPNAINNYRKTKAAASRISEILLHPDEMSGDLNQSKDDSDYAVEFENVVFSYDTSMKPVLEGVSFKIKKGEKVAIVGSSGSRKSTIIKLLLGLYKPQSGQIKVLGNPLEEWNSKSLRDRISVVNQDVFLFPGTIYENILYGKLDAKQDEVEEACKIANIHDFIIKEAGGYFRKISERGINLSGGQKQRLTIARAILRKAEIFIFDEATSALDTDSENILQSELEKIVNGKTVIIIAHRFSTIKNVDKIIVIDNGKICEEGTHNELIEKKGVYYNLYLKQFEGQMEGNSVA, encoded by the coding sequence ATGAAAAAGAAAAGATTTTTTCAGTTTTCTGAGGTGTTTAAGATAATCAAAAAAAATTTCTATTTAATTATAACAGTAGCTCTTTTATCTATTGGTGCATCACTTATTAATATATCTTTAATACAAATCGAAAAAAGTCTTGTTGATGCAGGAGTCAAAAAAGATTTTAATCTATTTATCAGCACATTAAAAATAGCGCTTATAGTTATTTCGATAAAAATTCCTCTTGAATATATTAAAGCATATTTACACGGTAAGTTTTCTGAGAAAAGTTTAAAAGATTTGAGAGAAGAGGTCAGCAAAAAGCTCATAGTTTCTGAAATAAACCTTATAGAAAAAAATACAACAGGCGATTTTATATCCAGATTGTCTTCTGACCTGTCAATCATTAATGGGTTTTTGACACAATCACTCAACGATATATTATATCATCCAATTGTTTTTACTATTGGAATTGTTTATGGCATATTAGTTAGCTGGCAGATGACACTTTTTTGTTTTGCAATTATTCCATTAGTTATACTTGCTGCAGTATACATAAGCAAACCTGTTGAGAAATTTACGAAAAAGCAGCAAGATTTGGTGGGAGAGACTAATACTACAGTTCAAGATGTAGTAACAGGGGCTTTATTAATAAAGGCTTTTTCACTTGAAGCACATATATATAAAACTTTTAAATTGGGTTTAGAAAAGGTATTTCGTCAGGGTTTAAAGATAGCCAAAATTTCAGCTATATTGAATACAGTGAAAGGTTTAATTCAAATAGCACCCAGTATTCTTTTATTTTTGTTTGGTGGTTATATGGTAATAAAAAACAAGCTTACATTTGGTGGACTTATAGCTTTTGCAGAACTTATGAATATATTCTTAGCACCAATGCACATTTTACCTAATGCAATAAATAACTATAGGAAAACAAAGGCTGCTGCATCAAGAATCAGTGAGATATTATTGCATCCTGATGAAATGTCTGGCGATTTAAACCAAAGCAAGGATGATTCTGACTATGCCGTTGAATTTGAGAATGTAGTATTTTCTTATGATACATCAATGAAACCGGTTTTAGAAGGTGTGAGTTTTAAAATTAAAAAAGGTGAGAAAGTAGCAATTGTTGGGTCGAGTGGCAGTAGAAAGTCAACTATCATAAAGTTGTTACTTGGACTATACAAACCACAAAGTGGGCAAATAAAGGTACTTGGCAATCCTTTGGAAGAGTGGAATTCGAAGAGTTTAAGAGATAGAATTTCTGTTGTAAATCAGGATGTTTTTCTTTTTCCGGGAACTATATATGAAAATATTTTATATGGGAAACTTGATGCCAAGCAAGATGAAGTGGAGGAAGCTTGTAAAATAGCTAACATCCATGATTTTATTATCAAAGAAGCAGGAGGCTATTTTAGAAAAATTAGCGAAAGAGGCATAAACTTGTCAGGTGGGCAAAAGCAGAGGCTCACTATAGCAAGAGCAATATTGAGGAAAGCTGAGATTTTTATATTCGATGAGGCTACCTCTGCGCTTGATACAGACTCAGAAAATATACTTCAATCAGAGCTTGAGAAAATTGTAAATGGCAAAACAGTAATTATTATTGCGCATAGATTTTCTACAATTAAGAATGTAGACAAAATAATTGTTATAGATAATGGAAAAATTTGCGAAGAGGGAACACATAATGAACTAATTGAGAAAAAAGGAGTTTACTATAATCTCTATTTAAAACAATTTGAAGGTCAAATGGAAGGAAATTCAGTTGCTTAG
- a CDS encoding DUF2089 domain-containing protein produces the protein MRVKLLNRCPICGSGLEIIKLKCPSCNTTIENNFEYNKFMKLTDEQLQFVEMFLKTRGNFKEMERELGLSYPTLRARLESILEVLGLKDSGKRQDTIEILEMLERGEISPDEAIKILKEED, from the coding sequence ATGAGAGTGAAACTATTGAACAGATGCCCTATATGTGGGTCTGGACTTGAGATAATTAAACTGAAATGTCCGTCTTGCAATACTACCATAGAAAACAATTTTGAATATAACAAGTTTATGAAGTTAACTGATGAACAGCTTCAATTTGTTGAGATGTTTTTAAAAACAAGAGGTAATTTTAAAGAAATGGAAAGAGAACTTGGACTTTCGTATCCTACACTTAGGGCAAGACTTGAAAGTATTTTAGAGGTACTGGGACTTAAAGACAGTGGCAAAAGACAGGATACAATTGAAATTTTAGAGATGTTAGAGCGCGGTGAGATTAGCCCTGATGAGGCTATAAAAATATTAAAAGAGGAGGATTAA
- a CDS encoding ABC transporter ATP-binding protein gives MTDSILAKDLNGLIKGLLFVAKWFGILLIIIPMFGYLFEYCIMKTTIIIKENLFKKILSLSLDNFEKKHSGDFMSRINNDVAVAEGAYSWQLMMLIMAFISGIGSAGVIFSVNKALFLYGLIIGLLHLTFNLTFVKPLKVVSNKIQSKLSEVVQRFSDIVSGAFVIRAFIIGEIIFQKFVQANMAVYKLSLKRVKYNAILAAYNYSAGWLIFFGQIVIGGYLVLKNKLTFGNLMISINVMRSLVWLFGSVGQFLTNLQSSLAGAQRIFEVLDIDEKHLDDTEIECDSLSMVTEINQNSSSTCMEFKEVSFSYSETKEVLNDITFTVPKCAKVAFVGESGGGKSTIFKLIMGFYKPQKGEILIFGRPISDYTVRELRSLFAYVPQDCYLFNGSIYENIRYGKLNATEKEVIEAAKKANIHDFIVSLPERYNAKVGDRGLTLSGGQRQRIAIARAILKDAPILLLDEPTSSLDSESESEVLKALSTLMEGKTTLIIAHRFSTIKDADIIYIIEDGKIVEKGKHDELLSLNGKYSNLYLKQFATKYSF, from the coding sequence GTGACAGATAGTATTCTTGCAAAAGACTTAAATGGACTTATAAAAGGTCTACTTTTTGTAGCAAAATGGTTTGGTATTTTATTAATCATAATACCTATGTTTGGATATTTATTTGAATACTGTATAATGAAAACTACCATAATTATTAAAGAAAATTTATTTAAGAAAATATTAAGTTTGTCTCTGGACAACTTTGAAAAAAAGCACAGCGGAGATTTTATGTCACGTATTAACAACGATGTTGCTGTGGCAGAAGGAGCATATTCCTGGCAGTTAATGATGCTGATAATGGCTTTTATCAGCGGTATTGGTTCGGCGGGGGTAATATTTTCTGTAAACAAAGCACTGTTTTTGTATGGATTGATTATAGGTCTGCTTCATCTAACTTTTAATTTAACGTTTGTAAAACCGTTAAAAGTTGTAAGCAATAAAATTCAATCAAAGCTTTCAGAGGTTGTTCAGAGATTTTCAGATATTGTCTCAGGTGCTTTTGTAATTCGTGCTTTTATAATAGGTGAGATAATTTTTCAAAAGTTTGTTCAAGCTAATATGGCTGTTTACAAGCTTTCCTTGAAAAGAGTAAAATATAATGCTATACTGGCAGCCTATAATTATTCTGCTGGATGGCTTATATTTTTTGGGCAGATAGTAATTGGTGGATATTTGGTTTTAAAGAATAAGCTTACATTTGGGAATTTAATGATTAGTATAAATGTGATGAGGTCTTTGGTATGGCTTTTTGGTTCTGTTGGACAGTTTTTAACAAATCTGCAGAGTTCTTTGGCAGGAGCACAAAGAATTTTTGAGGTACTTGATATTGATGAGAAGCATTTGGATGATACGGAGATAGAGTGTGATAGTCTTTCTATGGTTACTGAAATAAATCAGAATAGTTCAAGTACTTGCATGGAATTCAAAGAAGTTAGTTTTTCATATAGCGAAACAAAAGAAGTACTAAATGACATAACTTTTACAGTTCCAAAATGTGCAAAAGTGGCTTTTGTTGGTGAAAGTGGTGGTGGAAAGAGTACTATCTTTAAGTTAATAATGGGTTTTTATAAGCCCCAAAAAGGTGAGATATTAATTTTTGGACGACCTATATCAGATTATACTGTCAGGGAGTTAAGAAGTCTTTTTGCATATGTTCCCCAAGATTGTTATTTATTTAATGGAAGTATATATGAAAATATTAGATATGGAAAGCTAAATGCCACAGAAAAAGAAGTTATTGAAGCTGCCAAAAAAGCAAATATTCATGATTTTATTGTAAGCCTTCCGGAAAGATATAACGCAAAAGTTGGAGACAGAGGATTAACACTTTCTGGAGGGCAGAGACAAAGAATTGCAATAGCGAGAGCTATTTTAAAAGACGCTCCAATATTGCTTTTAGATGAGCCGACATCTTCTTTGGATTCTGAATCAGAGTCTGAAGTGCTAAAAGCACTCAGTACTTTGATGGAAGGTAAAACTACATTGATAATTGCTCACAGATTTTCTACAATCAAAGATGCTGACATTATCTATATCATTGAAGATGGTAAAATAGTAGAAAAAGGCAAGCATGATGAATTATTAAGTTTAAATGGAAAATATTCAAACCTTTATTTAAAGCAGTTTGCAACAAAGTATTCTTTTTAG
- a CDS encoding glycoside hydrolase family 5 protein: MNKLPKYKGFNMLGLFVPNMSYGFFEDDFKWMQEWGFNFARIPMNYKNWYVEGRPEIKEEVLEMIDKVVVWGQKYGIHICLNIHGAPGYCVNEKTKEGYNLWKDKEPLELFVLYWQTFAKRYKGISSKHLSFNLINVPRQYSKEEMTKEDFIRVMTYTIEKIREIDKERLIIIDGVDYGNEPVFELTSLGVAQACRAYIPFELTHYKAEWVEESNKFAEPSWPLVFKNGEIIDKDYLKNHHQKWARLFEYNVGVICGEGGAYNNTPHHVVLKWLSDVLDVLEDLGIGIALWNLRGPFGIIDSGRKDVEYEDFYGHKLDRKLLELLMKF; encoded by the coding sequence ATGAACAAACTTCCAAAGTACAAAGGATTTAACATGCTTGGACTTTTTGTTCCTAACATGAGCTATGGATTTTTTGAAGATGATTTTAAATGGATGCAGGAGTGGGGATTTAACTTTGCAAGGATACCTATGAACTACAAAAACTGGTATGTCGAAGGGCGGCCGGAAATAAAAGAGGAAGTTTTAGAAATGATAGACAAGGTTGTTGTCTGGGGACAAAAGTATGGTATTCATATCTGTTTGAACATTCACGGTGCGCCGGGCTATTGTGTGAATGAGAAAACTAAGGAAGGCTATAATCTGTGGAAAGACAAAGAACCTCTTGAACTATTTGTGTTATATTGGCAGACATTTGCCAAAAGGTATAAAGGGATATCTTCAAAGCATTTGAGCTTTAACCTTATAAATGTACCAAGACAGTATTCAAAAGAGGAGATGACAAAAGAGGATTTTATAAGAGTCATGACGTATACAATTGAAAAGATAAGAGAGATTGATAAAGAGAGGCTTATTATAATTGACGGTGTTGACTACGGCAATGAACCTGTTTTTGAGCTCACAAGTTTAGGCGTGGCACAAGCTTGCAGGGCATACATTCCGTTTGAGCTTACCCATTACAAGGCAGAGTGGGTTGAGGAGAGTAACAAATTTGCTGAGCCATCGTGGCCGCTTGTGTTTAAAAACGGAGAGATTATTGATAAGGATTACTTAAAAAATCATCATCAAAAGTGGGCAAGACTATTTGAATATAATGTTGGTGTTATTTGTGGTGAAGGTGGTGCTTACAATAATACACCGCATCATGTTGTCTTGAAGTGGCTTTCTGATGTGTTGGATGTTTTAGAAGACCTTGGAATAGGTATTGCTCTTTGGAATTTGAGAGGACCTTTTGGGATAATTGACTCTGGAAGAAAAGATGTTGAATATGAAGACTTTTACGGGCATAAGCTTGACAGAAAGCTTCTTGAGCTTTTAATGAAATTTTAG